CGGGGTGCCTTCATAGAGGCGAAGAAATTCAGTTATCTTTTGTTGATTACCATTATAAGGAAAAGCTCTAAGGGTCAATTGTTCGATATATGGCTCTAGCGGATAACCCCTTATTTGTTCCCGCAGCTTTTTATATTCAGTCGAGTTTGGCTTGGAAACCAACAATTCTAGCCTTTCGAACGCTTCTCGTTGTTGGGCCGATGGGGAACTGGGTTTATCACCCACTGTGGCCCATACCACTGTGCTGTGGTTAAGCAGAGAGCATAATATTAATAATTTAACTGACAATATCTTGGCTTTATTAAGAAACAACGGCAATCATCCTGACAAACGGGCCCTCTAGATTGAAGATAGTCACACTATGATACAGGGTTAGACGGCGACTTAGTTGACAAGTTTCACTTGAAACTGACTTATCTACCCATATTTCTTGTTAAATTCTGTTGAAATTAGGTTGCGCTTTCAAATCTGTTCAACAATATTTAAATCCCCTACAAATGTGTCTCGACTATATTATAGTCTCACACACCATCCTTACTCAGTTGAAGGAGATAATAATGATATTTGAAGGCAAAAGCCTTTGTGCAAAATTACTGGACAATGGTATAGCAGAATTAGTGTTTGATGCACAAGGTTCGGTGAATAAATTTGACCAGCAGACCGTTTCTGAACTTGAACAAGCAACTCAAAAACTTGCTGCTAACAGCAACGTTAAAGGTGTGGTAGTTCGCTCCGCGAAATCTACTTTTATAGTAGGCGCTGACATTACCGAATTTACCGGTTTATTTGCATTAGCAGATGAAGAAGTCTTGGCTTGGGTTGCTAAAACGTCTCAGGTTTTTGATAAATTTGAAGATCTGCCATTTCCGACTATCGCTGCAATAAACGGTTTCGCATTAGGTGGCGGTTGTGAAATGACCCTAGCCTGTGATTTACGTGTTGCAGACACCAATGCCAGCATCGGCTTGCCAGAAGTTAAATTAGGTTTAATGCCAGGATTTGGCGGTACAGTAAGACTACCACGACTGATTGGTGCTGATAACGCATTAGAATGGATGACTACCGGACGTGATCGCAAAGCGGCCAAAGCCCTAGCTGAAGGTGCAATTGACAGCGTGGTAGCCCCAGAACATTTAGTCGACGCAGCCATCGGCATGCTAACCGATGCTATTGCTGGCGATTTTGATTGGCAAGCTCGCCGGGCACAGAAAAAAGCGCCGCTAACCCTTAGCCCGAATGAAGCCACTATGAGTTTCTCCACAGCTAAGGCGATGGTCGCCGCGCAAGCTGGAAAACATTACCCTGCCCCGCATATCATGGTCGATACAGTAGCGAAAGCGGCTGGATTAGATCGTGACGCTGCCCTTGCACTTGAGAATCAAGGTTTTACCAAACTAGCCAAATCTGATGCTGCTAAAGCCCAAGTTGGAATATTCTTAGCCGATCAAATTGTTAAGAGTAAAGGTAAAAAACAGGCTAAAGCTGCAACCAAGCAAATTAAGCAAACTGCAGTGTTAGGCGCGGGTATCATGGGTGGTGGCATCGCATACCAGTCTGCCGTTAAAGGCACCCCCGTTATCATGAAAGATATCGCCCAACCTGCATTGGACTTAGGCCTAAATGAGGCTGCGAAAATCCTTGGTAAAGGTATGCAACGTGGCAAGGTAGATGCCGCCAAGATGGCTGCTACTCTTAACAATATTGTGCCTACGCTAGAATATTCTGCCATCAAAGATGCTGACTTAGTCATCGAAGCGGTTGTGGAAAACCCTAAGGTTAAAGCAATTGTATTGAAAGAGACTGAGCAATATGTGGCAGAAGACGCCATTATTTGTTCCAACACCTCAACTATCTCTATTAACCAGTTAGCAAAAAGTTTGGATAAACCCGAACGCTTCTGCGGCATGCATTTCTTCAACCCTGTGCATAAGATGCCTTTGGTTGAAATCATTCGTGGTGAAAACACCTCAGAAGAAACTATTTCTGCAGTTGTTGCTGCGACTTTGAAAATGGGTAAAACCCCTATCGTAGTAAACGACTGCCCAGGCTTCTTAGTTAACCGTGTGCTCTTTCCTTACTTCGCTGGATTCAGCAAGCTAATCCTTGATGGTGCCGATTTTGTAGCCGTTGACAAGGTTATGGAGAAAATTTTCGGCTGGCCGATGGGACCCGCATTCTTACTCGATGTAGTGGGAATGGATACAGCTGATCACGCATCTAGCGTGATGGCCGATGGTATTCCTGAGCGCATGCAAAAGATTGATAATGATCCGGTAACTTGCTTATATCGTGCAGATCGTCTTGGTCAGAAAAATGGCAAAGGTTTCTATAACTTTGGCGTCGACAAACGCGGACGTCCCAGCAAAACTCCTGCGCCAGAAGCTTACGAATTATTTGCACCGCACTGTGCCGATAAACGTGACTTCGATGCCGAAGAAATTATTGCGCGAGTGATGGTACCTATGGCGAACGAAGCCATCCGTTGTTTAGAAGAGGGCATTGTTGCTAGTGCTGCAGAAGCCGATATGGCATTGCTTTATGGTCTTGGGTTCCCTCCCTTTAGAGGCGGTATATTCCGTTATATCGAGACAATGGGTTTGAGCAATTTCGTCGCATTAGCTGACAAATATGCTGATTTGGGTCCGATTTATCAGATTTCTGATGGCGTGCGCGAGATGGCCGCTTCAGGTAAATCTTATTTTTCACAATCCGCTTAATTCAGACCCGAGGAGATAAACATGAAAGAAGTAGTCGTTATTGATTGCATTCGTACCCCTATGGGTCGTTCTAAAGGCGGAATTTTCCGTAACGTTCGTGCAGAAACTTTGTCTGCACATCTAATGACTAAGTTGCTGGAACGCAATCCAAATGTCGATCCTGCTGAGATAGAAGATATTATTTGGGGCTGTGTACAACAAACTAAAGAACAAGGCTTCAACATAGCGCGTAACGCCCAACTGTTGACCGATATTCCTCGTTCTACCGCTGCTGTAACCGTAAACCGCTTATGTGGTTCGTCAATGCAAGCACTACATGATGCCGCTAAAGGCATTATGCTGGGGCAAGGCGATGTGTACATGATAGGTGGTGTTGAGCATATGGGCCATGTGCCGATGAACTTCAACTTAGACTTTCATCCTGGTCTGGCAAAACATACCGCCAAAGCCTCAGGTAATATGGGTATGACAGCTGAGTTGCTTGGTCGCCAAAACGGTATCACTCGCGAAATGCAAGACGCCTTTGGAGCTCGCTCTCATCAACGTGCCCACAAAGCGCATCTAGAAGGTCGATGGGATAATGAGATTGTTCCAATCGAGGGCCATGATGCTAATGGCGTGCTGAAACTGATCAAGGCCGATGAAGTTATTCGTCCTGATTCTACTGTCGAAACAATGGCTGCATTGCGTCCGGTTTTCGATCCGGTCAACGGCACTGTAACCGCAGGTACATCATCGGCAATTTCAGATGGTGCTTCAGCCATGTTGTTGATGTCTGCCGAGCGTGCAAAAGCACTAGGCTTAACGCCAAGAGCTAAAATCCGTTCAATGGCAGTTGCCGGTTGTGACGCCGCTATTATGGGCTTTGGCCCTGTACCTGCCACCCAAAAAGCGCTGAAACGTGCGGGTATGACCATGGCTGATATTGAGCTTGCTGAGTTCAATGAAGCGTTTGCCGCCCAAGCTTTATCTTGTATCAAGCAGCTCGGCTGGTTAGATACCTATGAAGATAAAGTGAACTTAAACGGTGGTGCGATTGCCTTAGGACATCCATTGGGTTGCTCTGGTTCGCGTATCTCTACCACCTTGCTGAATCTCATGGAAGCGAACAACAAATCTGTTGGTTTAGCCACCATGTGTATAGGTTTAGGCCAAGGTATAGCGACGGTTTTCGAACGGGTTTAATGCCAAATTTGTAACTAAAAAGCCCAGCTATCGCTGGGCTTTTTTATGCTCAAGAACACCTATCAACGCTTCACCCCACTACCACTTTGTGGCTTACAAAGAGCATAAAAGTCGACATAAAGTAAAGCTTCAGATCCTTTTTGTAAGATACACTTGACATGAAACAAAAAGACACCTAACCTTTCCATAAAGTAAATATAACTTTACTTTATGACAAAGGATGAAGACTTATGACAGATGAAAATATAAAATCAGAAAATTTGTGTGAACGCACTAGACGAACTTCAAAAAGTTTAATGATTTGGACATTTGGCTGGCTTATAAGCTTAGCGGTGGTGGCCTTTGGTCCCAAATTTTGGTGGGACTTCAACACCAACATCACCCTTATCATGACAATTGTAAACATTGGTTTTGGTGCAAAAATGATAATCGCCAATAAAAACCACCTGCAAGTGATGGATGAATTGCAACGTCGTATCCAATTGGAAGCAATGGCATTATCTTTAGGGGTAAGCATGGTCTTTGGTGCCATCTACGGTTTAATGGACCATATCAGACTGATCTCTTCAGAAACTGAACCCTCAAACTTGTTGTTTGTGATGGGTATATCATACGGTATCGGTATTGCTTTGGGTCATCGGAGGTACATGTGAAGAATCGTTTAAAAGTACTTCGGGCAGAACGAGATTGGACACAAGCTGATCTAGCTGAAGCATTGGATGTCTCTCGACAGACGGTGAATGCCATTGAGAAAGGTAAGTTTGACCCTAGCTTACCCTTGGCATTCAAAGCAGCGAAGCTGTTTAAAATGTCGATCGAAGATATATTTGATGACGAGGCTTAGACTGAATAGGCGTCTCGAACGGGATTAACCAAGTCTCGTCAATCAGCAAAAGAGGTCAGATTAATTTGACCTTCTTTTTATTCTATTTAAGTAGAATAAATGTCCATATTTTTAACACCTAATATATTCCCCTCACAAATATCTTAGTTTACCCATTAAAATCAACAGTTTAATTTTGGCTTCAATTTCGCTTTATCGAATGAAAAATAGAACATTTAATGGAGTAAAATATGCGACAGAAAAAGTTAGCCGTTATTCTCAGTACTGTATTTTTGGGACTAAGTTTAAACACACACGCGGGCGTAATCCCAAACTAGTATAGCGACTTTGGTGCAGAACTAGCCGATCTAACCGATGAAGATGATGATAATCAAGAAGTTGCCTTAAGCCCATCAATGAGTGTGTACGGTACCTTATATAACAGTGTTTCGGTCAATACAAATGGCTCTTTAAATTTCACTTACAGCAACGATGAGTATGATGTTGAAGACGATTTTGAGGATGATTATGGTGTATCCATTGCTGCATTTTGGAGTGACTTGGACCTAGAAGAAAATTATGATGCTCGCATTTATCAAAACTCGGGAGTCTTTGGTGGTCAAGATGCCTATATTTTTACTTGGTTCGAAGTTCCAGATTATGAAGACAATGACTTGTTAAACACCTTTCAAGCTATTATTACTGCAAATGGTGATATCCAACTTAATTTCTTATCAATAGATGGTGTAGATCCTGATGAAGATCCAGATAAAGGTGTTGTAGGAATTTCTGATGGATCAGGTAGTAATTTTGATTATCAAACAATGGATATATGGGATTTTCCGCGTAGTGAGTTTTCAATTGGCTATACATGGGACGGCAACGACTACACGCGTAGCGAGTGGTCTTGGAGTGACAGAGTAGCAGTGTCTGAACCATCTACACTTATGGTATTAAGTTTAGGCTTGCTTGGCTTTGTAAGAATAAAAAGAAACAAAAAATAAATTTTTAGGGGCCATGACAGGCAGGCATAGCTCCATTTCTTCATCTACAAGCCTCCAAATGCGGAGGCTTTTATTTAGACATCAATTAAGTAGTCTGCTACTGCAGTTTTAATCAGTTGATAAATCGCTCAGGTTCATCACTATCCAACCATTAATGAAGATATTAGTCGGCCTGGCGATATCGTAAATTATTCCTTCATCAGCCCAATTAAATATAGTTTGGCGACTCACCACTAGATCGTCTGGTCTAAAAAATATACGCTTTAATGCCATATCATATTTGACATGCTCAGTGGCTGAGACTTGGGTAGAATGACCAATATTGCCAAGTTTGAAAGTAATTAAGTCACCATCAATAGAAGATACTTTTAGCGGAATATAACGAAATCTGACGTCTGAAGCAGGCTCAATCAAATGATAGTCTACAAAGTAGAAGTCATTGATTTTCGGCTCATTGATAAGTTGCATTCGATTTTGATGCTGATACTCACCATAGGCAAAATAAAGCAGCAGTAGTAGCATAACGAGAATGAGGTCAGACCAAATTTGAATCACCTGCCAGGCAGAGCGAAGCATATTCGTTACCCTTACCATATTGATGTCTGAAGTTAAGAGCGTGTTAGTCATAAAGGCTCGCCTATAAGCTGTTTATGCTAGATCAATTCCTGTGAGAATACCGCTGAAGCCTAGTCCTTTAAATCGATAGATTTAATATAGCATTCAAAATTAAAGACGTACAAAAATAGCTATATTTATTTCGCCCTGCCACTGCGATCATGGCCTTAATTTACTAGGTTTGTTAAATAACAACTTTATCGCAGAAGCAAGGTTTGGTTGCTGTTTTAGATTCTTGAACAATATGCGCCAAGGGGTAAATACCACATCAAGAAAAGATAGTTCGTAGTGACGCTCAACTACACCATAGCGCGGGGCTTCCCCATCGAATTGGGCAAAAGTGCCAAATAGTTTATCCCAAATGATCAACACCCCAGCATAGTTTTTATCAATATATTGTGGATTACTGGCGTGATGAAGGCAGTGGTGCCTAGGCGTATTCAAAACCTTTCCAAGCAGTTTGAATTCTGGACCCAGTTCGGTATGCACAAAAAATTGAAAGGCTAAATTTATTGCCACAGTGGCAAATACTAACTCAGGCGGGAAACCTAAAATGACTAAGGGTAACCAAAACACCCACATGCCAACGATTGGATAAAAAAGACTTTGTCTAAGCGCAGTAGAAAAATTCATATTCATAGAGCTGTGATGAACAATGTGCGCTGCCCACAGCCAGTTGCACTGATGACTAGCCCTATGAAACCAGTAATATAAAAAGTCTTGCAAGATAAACGCGCAGAACACCATAAAAGCAGTTAACTCAAAGGTAAATAGCGCAAAGGATGTATGCACCCACAAAAACAGTGGCATAAGTGCCAGCATCGCGATGATATCGGTCGCTTGGTGAGATAAGGCTAAGCCAAGGTTTAAGCTAAACTCTTTTATTGAATAACTTGCTCTTTTCTTAAGCAATTCTACCGCTATTGCAATAAGAAATAACGGGCTCAACAATAACAATATATATTCAACGCTCACTTAGGGATTCCTTCAGTCGTTTTGCAGCCAGTTTAAAATCGTAATTCATCACAACCTTTAGTAAACATGTAGGCACCCACGAATTACTTTGACCATGGATCTGATAATGTAAATAGGGTCCATCACTACTTTCAATATATACAATCTGCCCTTGATGATTTTTTACCGGGCCATTGCCTTCTATTTGATAAACAATTTCGGTATCACTTAGATGAGTAATTCTTTCGATAAACTGATGGCCCCGCATGTTGACCGAACGTCGCCGGTCCCCGCCGCTTTTTTCTAGTTCAATAATCTCTGCAGCGAAGATCTTACTTAATAGTGTACAGTCAGTGAGCCGTTGCATATTGAATTTCGTATGCTGAGGAAGTTGGATTGTTATATCTAATAAAGGCATGTGGGTAAGTTATGACAATGAAAAGTGATTCTAGCTTAACCTTTCTTATCGGGGCATACTTGGCTGAATATGTCATTTTTTTGTCTTAGGGCGCCATCATGTCAGACGTCAGTCGTGAGTATTGCCACGTAATTGAAGCCTACATCCCGTCGATGTGGAAAGAGCATCTGCGTGTGCCGATGGAAGTTTATCTACAAGGTTTAGATGCAGCAGCAAAAGCAAACCAAGATAGTTTATGGGGCTTCAATATCGGCAAAGGTATAACGAGTGCGGAGTATGGGCTGCTCGGTTACTTGGTTGAATCATGTGATACCTTGCAAGCGGCCCTAGAAGCTTTGTTGCAGTTTGATAAAACCGTTGCAGATATCGGTCAAACCCAATTTAACCACAATGGTAAGGTGGCAACTTTGATATGGCAGCCTTATTTCCATAACCGTCATGCGGTGCTACGTAATATGACAGCATGGCTAGCAACAGTTCGTCGAGTTTCCGGCAAACTGGTAACTCCCAGATGCGTCAACTTACAAGATAATTTCACTGCTCATGAATTAAACACCTTAGCAGCTTGGTTTGGTTGTGTGGTCAAAGGTTCAAGAAACTGCAATGTCATAGAGTTTGATATAGCATTATTAGACACGCCGATTCTCACTCGCAACGAATTAGTAAATAGTCACTTACTTTTAGCCACAAAAGAAGCAAAACAGCTTTATGTTAATGAACATGGTTGGTTGAGCCAATTACAACCTGTGCTGCACAGTGCCGATCTACACAATTTGACTTTATCAACCCTAGCAGAAGTGCTTTGCATGTCGACTCGAACACTACAAAGGCGGTTAAAATTAAATCACATGAGCTTTAGCCAATTGCTTGATGATGAGCGCAAAAGACGCTTTCAACAATTTGTACATACAATGCGTAAACAAATGTTGGGGGATTTACTGGGTTACGGTGAACAAGCTTCGTTAAATAGAGCAGTTAAACGCTGGTATGGCATGTCGCCTAGTGAGTATGTTCGTTGGATTAAAAAGTAAAATTTATGACTGTAAAAAATGTCGCGATACACTGCTTAACGGCAGTATTGCCCCTCGAAAATCAACACTAATCAGCCAGCTAGATTTAACCCGCTTGCCACCATTTACGCCTGTGCTTACAACTCTGTAACAGGCTATTCACTCACTGCTAAAGACTCGTAAAGAAAGCACTACTATCAGCGGCTGCGCAGGGGTTATTTTCAATCCCGCCAGCGATACACAAGAGCGTCATTCCGTTACACTCCGCGACCGTTATTTTCCAATTGATTGCCAGCAAAAGGTTGTATTGCATGCCATTCCCCACACACCGATTTTACGAAGATGTTTTAGCACTATTTTGTGCCTGTACGATGGTGTCATTAGGTATTGTTCTATTTGATCACCAAGGAATGTTAACTGGCGGCACTGCAGGCATTGCTATCATTGGCAGTCATCTGACATCGGTAAATTTCGGTATCATGTTTTTTGTGGTTAACATTCCGTTTTATTACCTTGCTTGGTCTCAGTTGAGCAAGCGCTTCACTATCAATACCTTTATTTCAGTCACTATGGTGTCATTGATGACCGAACAGATGAGTCAAGTCATTCAAATTCAGCA
Above is a window of Aliiglaciecola sp. LCG003 DNA encoding:
- a CDS encoding AraC family transcriptional regulator produces the protein MSDVSREYCHVIEAYIPSMWKEHLRVPMEVYLQGLDAAAKANQDSLWGFNIGKGITSAEYGLLGYLVESCDTLQAALEALLQFDKTVADIGQTQFNHNGKVATLIWQPYFHNRHAVLRNMTAWLATVRRVSGKLVTPRCVNLQDNFTAHELNTLAAWFGCVVKGSRNCNVIEFDIALLDTPILTRNELVNSHLLLATKEAKQLYVNEHGWLSQLQPVLHSADLHNLTLSTLAEVLCMSTRTLQRRLKLNHMSFSQLLDDERKRRFQQFVHTMRKQMLGDLLGYGEQASLNRAVKRWYGMSPSEYVRWIKK
- the fadB gene encoding fatty acid oxidation complex subunit alpha FadB yields the protein MIFEGKSLCAKLLDNGIAELVFDAQGSVNKFDQQTVSELEQATQKLAANSNVKGVVVRSAKSTFIVGADITEFTGLFALADEEVLAWVAKTSQVFDKFEDLPFPTIAAINGFALGGGCEMTLACDLRVADTNASIGLPEVKLGLMPGFGGTVRLPRLIGADNALEWMTTGRDRKAAKALAEGAIDSVVAPEHLVDAAIGMLTDAIAGDFDWQARRAQKKAPLTLSPNEATMSFSTAKAMVAAQAGKHYPAPHIMVDTVAKAAGLDRDAALALENQGFTKLAKSDAAKAQVGIFLADQIVKSKGKKQAKAATKQIKQTAVLGAGIMGGGIAYQSAVKGTPVIMKDIAQPALDLGLNEAAKILGKGMQRGKVDAAKMAATLNNIVPTLEYSAIKDADLVIEAVVENPKVKAIVLKETEQYVAEDAIICSNTSTISINQLAKSLDKPERFCGMHFFNPVHKMPLVEIIRGENTSEETISAVVAATLKMGKTPIVVNDCPGFLVNRVLFPYFAGFSKLILDGADFVAVDKVMEKIFGWPMGPAFLLDVVGMDTADHASSVMADGIPERMQKIDNDPVTCLYRADRLGQKNGKGFYNFGVDKRGRPSKTPAPEAYELFAPHCADKRDFDAEEIIARVMVPMANEAIRCLEEGIVASAAEADMALLYGLGFPPFRGGIFRYIETMGLSNFVALADKYADLGPIYQISDGVREMAASGKSYFSQSA
- a CDS encoding helix-turn-helix transcriptional regulator, whose amino-acid sequence is MKNRLKVLRAERDWTQADLAEALDVSRQTVNAIEKGKFDPSLPLAFKAAKLFKMSIEDIFDDEA
- a CDS encoding sterol desaturase family protein: MSVEYILLLLSPLFLIAIAVELLKKRASYSIKEFSLNLGLALSHQATDIIAMLALMPLFLWVHTSFALFTFELTAFMVFCAFILQDFLYYWFHRASHQCNWLWAAHIVHHSSMNMNFSTALRQSLFYPIVGMWVFWLPLVILGFPPELVFATVAINLAFQFFVHTELGPEFKLLGKVLNTPRHHCLHHASNPQYIDKNYAGVLIIWDKLFGTFAQFDGEAPRYGVVERHYELSFLDVVFTPWRILFKNLKQQPNLASAIKLLFNKPSKLRP
- the fadA gene encoding acetyl-CoA C-acyltransferase FadA; protein product: MKEVVVIDCIRTPMGRSKGGIFRNVRAETLSAHLMTKLLERNPNVDPAEIEDIIWGCVQQTKEQGFNIARNAQLLTDIPRSTAAVTVNRLCGSSMQALHDAAKGIMLGQGDVYMIGGVEHMGHVPMNFNLDFHPGLAKHTAKASGNMGMTAELLGRQNGITREMQDAFGARSHQRAHKAHLEGRWDNEIVPIEGHDANGVLKLIKADEVIRPDSTVETMAALRPVFDPVNGTVTAGTSSAISDGASAMLLMSAERAKALGLTPRAKIRSMAVAGCDAAIMGFGPVPATQKALKRAGMTMADIELAEFNEAFAAQALSCIKQLGWLDTYEDKVNLNGGAIALGHPLGCSGSRISTTLLNLMEANNKSVGLATMCIGLGQGIATVFERV
- a CDS encoding PEP-CTERM sorting domain-containing protein, with the protein product MSVYGTLYNSVSVNTNGSLNFTYSNDEYDVEDDFEDDYGVSIAAFWSDLDLEENYDARIYQNSGVFGGQDAYIFTWFEVPDYEDNDLLNTFQAIITANGDIQLNFLSIDGVDPDEDPDKGVVGISDGSGSNFDYQTMDIWDFPRSEFSIGYTWDGNDYTRSEWSWSDRVAVSEPSTLMVLSLGLLGFVRIKRNKK